The sequence CTGATAGGCTCGTCAAAAAAGGCGTGGCTGCCCAGCAAATCACCACGGGGGAGGCGTGCCACTTGGAGGCGGCGATGTTAGAGGGGGCTTATGACATTTTAAAAGACAAGGGTGCGGTTGCGGCTAGCGATTATTTGGTGATTGAAAATGTCGGCAACTTGGTTTGCCCCTCTAGCTACAACTTGGGCGCAGCGATGAATATTGTTTTGCTCTCCACGCCTGAAGGCGATGACAAGGTGCTCAAATACCCCAGCATGTTTTTATGCGCCGATGCCGTGGTGGTGAGCAAGGCGGATTTGATGGATGTCTTTGGCTTTAGAATCTCTCAGGTGCAAGAAGACATGGATAAACTCAAACCAAATACCCCCATTTTCACCCTAAGCTCTAAAGATAGGGCAAGTTTAGAAGCCTTTAAAGACTTCATCGTGTCAAGAAGGGCTGAGAATTACCAATCCACCCACGCCTTCTAATGTGTTTGGCGATCCCCTCTAAGGTCATTGCCCTACAAGGCAACACGGCGACTTTAGAAACTTTGGGCGTGCAAAGGCAGGCGAGCTTGGATTTGATAGACGAGCCGCTAGAAGTGGGGGATTTCGTGCTCTTGCATGTGGGCTTTGTGGTGGGCAAGATCGACACTGATGAAGCCCTAGAGTCTTTAAAACTTTACGCCGAGATGATCGCCAAAATGGATCAAGATGGCTGATTTGATCGACTCGTTTAGGGATAAACACACCATTTTAGCCCTAGTGAGCCAAATCAAAAAAGAGAGCATAGGACTCAAAACCCCCTTTAAGATCATGGAAGTGTGTGGGGGGCACACGCATGCTTTAATGCGCTATGGCTTATTAAATCTCTTGCAAGATACCCCCCTAGACTTTGTGCATGGCCCGGGTTGCCCTGTGTGCGTGATGCCCAAATTACGCATTGATGAAGCCATTGCCCTAGCCCAAATGCCAAATACAATTTTGATCACCCTTGCGGATTTAATGCGTGTGCCCGGCAGTAAGGGCAGTTTGCAATCTTTAAGGGCACAAGGGGCAGATGTACGCTTTGCCTACGCCCCCTTACAAGCCCTAGAAGTGGCGATACAAAACCCCGATAAAAAGGTGGTCTTTGTGGCGATCGGCTTTGAAACCACCACGCCAATGACCGCAAGCCTTCTATTGCAAGCAAAGGAAAAAGGAATAAAAAACCTTTTCATACACAATAACCATGTCCTTGTGCCTCCTAGCGTGCAAGCGGTGCTAAAGAACTCTAAGATCGATGCCCTCATCGCCCCCTCGCATGTGAGTGTGATCACGGGGGCTAAGATTTATAGACCTTTGCTGGATTTGTTTAAAATCCCCATTGTGGTGGCGGGCTTTGAGCCTGTGGACATGCTCGATGGCATTTTACGCATTGTGCGCCAAGCTCTAAAGAAACAAACCCTTTTAGAGATCCAATACAGCCGGGCGGTGAGCTTTGAGGGCAATTTAAAGGCGCAAAGTTTGATCGCTGAGACTATGCAAGTGCGTGAAAACTTTGAGTGGCGAGGATTGGGAGAAATCCCATTTTCGGCAATGCAAATGCGCCCCGAGTTTGCGGATTTTGACGTTGAAGTGGTCTTTGCTGAGTTCTTGCCAAAGGCGAGCGCATTAGAGCCTAAAAACTGCCTATGTGGGGAGATCTTAAAAGGACTTGCCAAACCTTTGGATTGCACCTTGTTTAACAAGGCTTGCACACCTAGCCACCCCGTGGGGGCATGCATGGTGAGCGCAGAAGGGGCTTGTGCGGCGTATTATAAATACCTTAGTTAGCCTTTTTTTGTTCCTCTTTACCCACAGATTTATTGTATTTGGGGTTTTTTGGATCCATCGTTACGATGCTAAAGCTTAGGTCGTTGATCTCTGTGTGGGACTTGATGTAGTCGTTGATTTCTTTTAGAGTCATGTTTTTGATCCGATCGAGCATGATGGCATCGTAGTTTAGGGGCAAGCCTAAGTAGAAATTATGAAACTTGCTAGTGAGGCGTTTGCTGATCGTTTCATTAGCTAGAGGTTCTGAGCCTAGCAAGAATTTTTTCGCCCCGTCTAATTCCTCTTGCGTGATCCCCTTTTCGACAAATTCTTTAATCACTTTTTTGACTAAGGCGATGCTCTTATCCTGATTTTCTAGTTTGGTTTGTAGATAACCTGTGGTGCAATTGATGATACGTGAGAGTTGGATACGCATATACGCGCTGTAAGCCAAGCCCTCTTTAACCCGAATAATATCCATTAAACGCGAGCCAAACCCACTAGAACCTAGCACAAAGCCCATCACTTTAGCTAGGGGTAGGTCTTTTTCTAGGTCTTTCATGTGGAAGGGTGAGCCAAAGTAGATATAGGCTTGTTGGCTGTCCTTGTAAATGATTTTGGTTTCGGGCTTTTGGGTGGTGTCAAAGTAAGGGGTGAAAAAAGGCTTGTTGGAGGGCAAAGCCTCTAAGGTGGGTTTCAAAGCTTCTAGGGTTTTATCAATATCTAAATCCCCCCCCATGACAATGATTAACCGCTCAATGTCTAGCGCGTCCTCTAGGCGTTTTTTGACATCCTCCAAAGAGATCGATTTAATGCTCTTGGGTGTGCCTGTGGCAGGGTGGGCTAGAGGGGTGCCTGCAAAAAGAATTTCATTTAAACCTAGCTGCGCCACATAGTCAAAATTGCTCTCTTTATTCAAGGCGGCGGCGACCATGTGCTGTTGGACCTTCTCTAGTGCTCTGGGTGTAAGGTTGGGTGAGAGCAAGAGATCGTGTAAATAACCTATGGCTTTGCCCTCATACTCTTTTAAAAAGCTCAAGTCAATGTGCAAAGACTCTAGGCGGATATCTGCATCCAAAGTGATGGCTAATTGCTCCAACTGCTCGGCAAAGGCGACATTGCCTAACTCCTTCGTGCCCTTATTTAGTATGCCGGCACTGAGCTTTGATAAGCCGTATTTGTCCTTGTCCATGATATTGCCCCCACCCATGAACATCAGCTTGATCGTCCCCATGGGCAACAAGTGGTTGTCCTCGTAAATCACAGGGATTTTTACCCCCTTAACCTCAAAGTAATGGATCCCCTCGCCCACCTCGTCGCGTTTGATCACTTCTGCGGTCTTTTCTTGCGTCTTTATTTTTGTTGGCATGTTCTCTCCCTTATAAGTTCTAAACACTATGAGAAGTATAGCCACTAGGGCTAAGATCAAAACATAGCGCACACTGCGGACTTTGTTAGACATGGTAGCGTTTTAAGATTTCGTAAGCCGTGTTGCGTTTGGCTGCCTTGCTACCAATGTCCGCAATCAAGTGCACCATTTCCTGCTCGTTTAAGCAAAAGCTCGTGCCCGCCGCCTTGACGACATTTTCCTCCATCATCACACTCCCTAAATCATTCGCCCCAAAGAGCAAGGCTAACTGCCCGATAAACGCCCCCTGTGTTACCCAAGAACTTTGGATATTTCTAACATTATCTAAAAATAACCGACTGCAAGCTAACAAACGCAAATAGCGGTTAGAACTTGCCTTTTTAATGTGGGGCATTTCTTGCTGCAAGGGGGTAAAGTCTGGCTGAAAGCTCCACAAAATGAACGCCCGAAACCCCCCCGTCTCATCTTGCAAGTTACGCACCCGCTCCAAATGCTCGGCGATGTCCTCATCAGTGTCTGTCGTGCCAAACATCATGGTCGCCGTGCTTTTAATCCCAAGCTTATGCGCTTCCTTATGCACCTCAATCCAACGATCGGCACTGAGTTTCTTAGGCGCGATTTTCGCCCTAACCCGATCGCTTAAAATCTCTGCTCCTGCCCCCGGAATTGAGCTTAAGCCCGCCGCCTTCAAACGCTCCAACACTTCTTGCAAAGACAGCCTAGAAACTTTGGCGATGTAGTCGATCTCCACCGCTGAAAAGCCGTGTATGGTGATCGTGGGAAACTTCTTAGCAATATGGGCGACTAGGTTTTCGTAGTAATCAATTTTAAGCTGTGGGTGCACCCCGCCTTGAAAGAGGATTTGCGTCCCCCCAATGGCTAGCAACTCCTCAATCTTTTTATCGATCGTTTCAAAGTCCAAAATATAGGCGTCCTTATCCTTGAGCGTGCGCTTAAAGGCGCAAAACTTACAATCCACAAAGCAAATATTTGTGTAATTAATATTGCGATCCACAATAAAGGTCGTGGTGTTCTCGGGGTGCAGCTCCTCTTTTTTAGCCAATGCCATTTGCCCCAACTCTTTGAGGGGTTTATTTGCCATGTAGTCTAATAATTCCGTTCTACTTAAGCGCATGTGTTCTCCTAAAAACGCGTGCCCATAGAGAAGGCAAAGCGTTGGGTGTAGTCGTGCAAGTTGGGGTTAAACCACAAGCCCTTTTTATCGCTCCAGTCGTTGAAAAAGGCGATGGGGAAAATCAACACCAAAGGACCCATGGGTGAAACCCACTCAATTTGGATTCCCGTAGAAGCCCGCCAAGTGCCGTGTTCAAAGCCTGCGCCGACCACGCCATAATCTTTAAAGTCTGCATTGGGCGTATAGGCGGTTTGTTGCCAAAAGCCCCCGGCTTTGCTGGTGGTTTTATAAGTCAAAAAGCCCCAGTCAAAAAACCACGCTAAACGCATTTTTGCCGCTTTTAAAAGCCCATAACTAAGCTCCACCGAGCCCGTGTAGAGCCCATCGCCCCCTATCCACATGCCATACTTGTTTTTAGGTGTGATCGAGCTGTTTCTAAAGCCTCTAATGGTGGTAACGCCCCCCATATAGAATACAGAGTTTAGGGGCAAGTAGTCTTCTGTGTTGTAGCGGAAAATATAGCCTCCCTGGGTTTTAAAGCGGGCAATGAGATCTATGAGTAAATATTTTTTGAGATCTTTATAGGCGGCGAATTTGCCATAAATTTTGGTGTTGCGCACATTTCCCCCTAGTCCATTCCAAGAGTTGAGCTGTCCAGGACCGGGCAGACCCGACATCGAGGTGTAGTTAGAAAAAGTAAAACCATTTCTAGGGAAGTAATAGTCGTCTGTGTTGTCAAAACGCGTGCTGAGTGTAAATGAGCTAGTTTTGGGGGTGTCGTAATTGCGGCTCCACATGCCGTATAAAGGCTTACCATAGGGTTCGAAAGGCTGCCCATCGTATGTGATTAGCTGTTTATCGCTGTAATAAAACATCTTATACAGAGGGCTAGAAAAACCCATGAGTTTATTAAGGCTGAAGGTATAACCCAAGTTCATACTAAAGGTGTTTGTGAGCATGCGCCCCGCACTCACGCTAAAGCCCCCCCCTTGTTGGATGTAGTTGTAGCTGATGATGTATTCGGCAAAGAGGCTGATAGATGAGCTGTAACGGCTG is a genomic window of Helicobacter sp. NHP19-012 containing:
- the hypB gene encoding hydrogenase nickel incorporation protein HypB — protein: MVEATTREQNLNNNPNLSKKDVKVVEKILSKNDLKALEMKERYTADGLYVLNFMSSPGSGKTTLLENLASFEDFKFCVIEGDLQTNRDADRLVKKGVAAQQITTGEACHLEAAMLEGAYDILKDKGAVAASDYLVIENVGNLVCPSSYNLGAAMNIVLLSTPEGDDKVLKYPSMFLCADAVVVSKADLMDVFGFRISQVQEDMDKLKPNTPIFTLSSKDRASLEAFKDFIVSRRAENYQSTHAF
- a CDS encoding HypC/HybG/HupF family hydrogenase formation chaperone; this encodes MCLAIPSKVIALQGNTATLETLGVQRQASLDLIDEPLEVGDFVLLHVGFVVGKIDTDEALESLKLYAEMIAKMDQDG
- the hypD gene encoding hydrogenase formation protein HypD, whose translation is MKMADLIDSFRDKHTILALVSQIKKESIGLKTPFKIMEVCGGHTHALMRYGLLNLLQDTPLDFVHGPGCPVCVMPKLRIDEAIALAQMPNTILITLADLMRVPGSKGSLQSLRAQGADVRFAYAPLQALEVAIQNPDKKVVFVAIGFETTTPMTASLLLQAKEKGIKNLFIHNNHVLVPPSVQAVLKNSKIDALIAPSHVSVITGAKIYRPLLDLFKIPIVVAGFEPVDMLDGILRIVRQALKKQTLLEIQYSRAVSFEGNLKAQSLIAETMQVRENFEWRGLGEIPFSAMQMRPEFADFDVEVVFAEFLPKASALEPKNCLCGEILKGLAKPLDCTLFNKACTPSHPVGACMVSAEGACAAYYKYLS
- a CDS encoding M16 family metallopeptidase, producing the protein MPTKIKTQEKTAEVIKRDEVGEGIHYFEVKGVKIPVIYEDNHLLPMGTIKLMFMGGGNIMDKDKYGLSKLSAGILNKGTKELGNVAFAEQLEQLAITLDADIRLESLHIDLSFLKEYEGKAIGYLHDLLLSPNLTPRALEKVQQHMVAAALNKESNFDYVAQLGLNEILFAGTPLAHPATGTPKSIKSISLEDVKKRLEDALDIERLIIVMGGDLDIDKTLEALKPTLEALPSNKPFFTPYFDTTQKPETKIIYKDSQQAYIYFGSPFHMKDLEKDLPLAKVMGFVLGSSGFGSRLMDIIRVKEGLAYSAYMRIQLSRIINCTTGYLQTKLENQDKSIALVKKVIKEFVEKGITQEELDGAKKFLLGSEPLANETISKRLTSKFHNFYLGLPLNYDAIMLDRIKNMTLKEINDYIKSHTEINDLSFSIVTMDPKNPKYNKSVGKEEQKKAN
- a CDS encoding dehypoxanthine futalosine cyclase; protein product: MRLSRTELLDYMANKPLKELGQMALAKKEELHPENTTTFIVDRNINYTNICFVDCKFCAFKRTLKDKDAYILDFETIDKKIEELLAIGGTQILFQGGVHPQLKIDYYENLVAHIAKKFPTITIHGFSAVEIDYIAKVSRLSLQEVLERLKAAGLSSIPGAGAEILSDRVRAKIAPKKLSADRWIEVHKEAHKLGIKSTATMMFGTTDTDEDIAEHLERVRNLQDETGGFRAFILWSFQPDFTPLQQEMPHIKKASSNRYLRLLACSRLFLDNVRNIQSSWVTQGAFIGQLALLFGANDLGSVMMEENVVKAAGTSFCLNEQEMVHLIADIGSKAAKRNTAYEILKRYHV